Proteins encoded by one window of Chryseobacterium foetidum:
- a CDS encoding choice-of-anchor L domain-containing protein codes for MKRYLLLVFFSLIGVNLTAQKVSPRKPPKKEFSETSKKAGAFIDVNVPTYPESAYTPLQLIRDVLISSGPGSCFVPNISNVTVTPNTTATQADRAWGYFHKGTTNFPFKDGIVLSTGFARRAGNQFEDYLGDNNQGGSDPDLATALGVAGTLTNAAILEFDFVPTTSQIKFNYLLASEEYNGTFPCNYADAFALLLRPVGSTAPYQNMAILPGGAGPVSVTNIRPNIPNGCGAVNPTYFAGYNTAGIETNFYGRTIPLEATANVTAGIPYHFKMVIADFGPFGADTGYDSAVFLEGGSFNIGVELQDPSGAVIPNEINVCDLVPTVINASVNSPNLTYQWFYNGNAIPGATSTSITAINPGTYTIEVTLPGNPCPGTASVKINGGSTPLAQDATLLLCTTPDITTFDLTNSKALISPTAGANFRWYVNQNDALAFNNNFIQTPLNYNGNDGQVLYAVVYGAEYCRKMVELTLAKETRPIGQITTPKIRVCAGETVTLTASGGTSYNWVNFPGNGNTQSATIFQTTTFEVYAVGALGCQSSLPAKVTVEVVPQPTTPLLDVEMCIGDTIELDAGAGSGYSYLWNTGAETQKITVDQLGIYTVTINNGICAKTFEVKVIAAATPFFSQLSYENNTITAIATIPNINNIPRAAEYSLDGISWQDSNVFPNLLDNTNYTLYVRTKGTTCVGTVEFFTLHINNVITPNEDGVNDVIDLSSLGNFKNFKGSIYDRYGSEMFRFTKENPIWNGTIGGKRLPTGTYWYKFNFEYNKTKTQMNTSGWIMLKNRE; via the coding sequence ATGAAGCGATATCTACTACTCGTATTTTTTAGTTTAATAGGTGTGAATCTTACTGCACAGAAAGTTTCACCAAGAAAACCTCCAAAAAAAGAATTTTCTGAAACTTCCAAAAAAGCAGGTGCATTCATAGATGTTAATGTACCTACATATCCGGAATCCGCGTACACACCTTTACAGTTAATAAGAGATGTTCTTATATCATCAGGACCTGGATCTTGTTTTGTTCCAAATATCTCAAATGTTACCGTAACTCCTAATACTACAGCTACCCAAGCAGACAGAGCCTGGGGTTATTTTCACAAAGGAACTACAAATTTTCCTTTTAAAGACGGAATTGTTTTGTCTACAGGATTTGCAAGAAGAGCAGGTAATCAGTTTGAAGATTACCTAGGTGATAATAATCAGGGAGGTAGTGATCCTGATTTAGCAACAGCGCTTGGTGTAGCAGGTACGCTCACCAATGCAGCAATTTTAGAATTTGATTTTGTTCCTACAACTTCCCAGATTAAATTTAATTATTTATTGGCCTCGGAAGAATATAATGGAACTTTTCCCTGTAATTATGCTGATGCCTTTGCATTACTATTAAGACCTGTAGGTAGTACTGCACCTTATCAGAATATGGCAATTTTGCCTGGTGGAGCAGGTCCTGTGAGCGTAACTAATATTCGTCCAAATATACCAAACGGTTGTGGAGCTGTTAATCCTACTTATTTTGCAGGATACAATACTGCAGGTATCGAGACCAATTTTTACGGAAGAACAATTCCTCTAGAGGCTACAGCCAATGTAACCGCTGGAATTCCATATCATTTTAAAATGGTGATTGCAGATTTTGGCCCATTTGGAGCAGATACCGGTTATGATTCTGCAGTATTCTTGGAAGGAGGCTCTTTCAATATTGGGGTAGAACTTCAGGATCCGAGTGGTGCTGTAATTCCTAATGAGATCAACGTCTGTGACTTGGTTCCAACAGTAATTAATGCTTCTGTAAACAGCCCTAATTTAACGTATCAATGGTTCTACAACGGAAATGCAATCCCAGGTGCAACTTCTACATCGATTACAGCAATTAATCCGGGAACTTATACTATTGAAGTTACGCTTCCTGGAAATCCATGTCCCGGAACGGCGTCAGTTAAAATTAATGGCGGATCTACGCCACTCGCTCAGGACGCTACATTATTACTTTGTACAACACCTGATATTACAACCTTTGATTTAACGAATTCGAAAGCGCTGATCAGTCCTACTGCAGGAGCTAACTTCAGGTGGTACGTAAACCAGAATGATGCATTAGCATTTAATAATAATTTCATTCAGACTCCATTAAATTATAATGGAAATGATGGTCAGGTTCTGTATGCTGTGGTTTACGGAGCAGAATACTGCAGAAAAATGGTAGAGCTTACATTAGCTAAAGAAACAAGACCGATAGGGCAGATTACAACGCCAAAAATAAGAGTCTGTGCAGGTGAAACTGTTACGCTTACTGCATCAGGTGGTACTTCTTACAATTGGGTAAACTTCCCTGGAAACGGCAACACTCAGTCAGCAACCATCTTCCAGACTACCACTTTCGAAGTGTATGCAGTGGGAGCATTAGGATGTCAGTCATCACTACCAGCAAAAGTGACCGTGGAAGTGGTTCCTCAGCCTACAACACCTCTTCTTGATGTTGAAATGTGTATTGGCGATACGATAGAGTTGGATGCGGGTGCAGGATCTGGATACAGTTACCTTTGGAATACAGGCGCAGAAACTCAAAAAATTACTGTTGATCAATTGGGAATTTATACCGTAACCATCAATAATGGAATCTGTGCAAAAACTTTCGAAGTAAAAGTGATTGCGGCTGCAACTCCTTTCTTCTCACAGTTAAGCTACGAAAATAATACAATTACTGCGATAGCCACAATTCCGAATATCAACAATATTCCGAGAGCGGCAGAATATTCTTTAGACGGAATTTCGTGGCAGGATTCTAATGTATTTCCTAATCTTTTAGACAATACAAATTACACACTTTATGTAAGAACAAAAGGAACCACTTGCGTTGGTACTGTAGAATTCTTTACTCTCCATATCAATAACGTGATTACACCAAACGAGGATGGAGTAAATGATGTAATTGATCTTTCATCTTTGGGTAATTTCAAAAACTTTAAAGGTTCTATCTACGATAGATACGGAAGTGAAATGTTCAGATTCACTAAAGAAAATCCTATCTGGAACGGAACGATTGGCGGAAAAAGATTGCCTACCGGAACGTATTGGTATAAATTCAATTTTGAATACAATAAAACCAAAACTCAGATGAACACCTCAGGTTGGATCATGCTGAAAAACAGAGAATAA
- the rsmA gene encoding 16S rRNA (adenine(1518)-N(6)/adenine(1519)-N(6))-dimethyltransferase RsmA, with amino-acid sequence MSVRAKKHLGQHFLTDENIAKNIVEGLSFENYNNIMEVGPGMGVLTKYLFEKNQNIYLAEIDQESIEYLKKNYDKTNEETFVGDFLKQDFAFLNKEEIAIIGNFPYNISSQILFKIIDYYEIIPEMVGMFQKEVAERTAAVPRTKDYGILSVLIQAYYDVSYLFTVHENVFNPPPKVKSGVIKLTRNPKEGLAGNEILFKQIVKAGFNQRRKKLSNALKILEIPEVLKTHEFMDKRAEELSVADFISFTKLWKDNQ; translated from the coding sequence TTGAGTGTAAGAGCAAAAAAACATCTCGGCCAACATTTCCTGACCGACGAGAACATCGCAAAAAATATAGTTGAAGGATTAAGTTTCGAAAACTATAATAACATCATGGAAGTGGGCCCCGGAATGGGCGTTTTGACGAAATATCTTTTTGAAAAAAATCAAAATATCTATCTCGCTGAAATAGATCAGGAATCTATAGAATATCTGAAGAAAAACTATGACAAAACGAATGAGGAAACTTTTGTTGGTGACTTTCTGAAGCAGGATTTTGCTTTCCTGAACAAGGAAGAAATCGCAATCATAGGAAATTTCCCGTATAATATTTCTTCTCAGATTCTTTTTAAGATTATTGATTATTATGAAATAATTCCCGAGATGGTGGGAATGTTTCAGAAAGAAGTTGCAGAAAGAACTGCAGCTGTTCCGCGTACCAAAGACTATGGAATTCTATCTGTTTTGATACAGGCTTATTATGATGTGAGCTATCTGTTTACGGTGCATGAGAATGTTTTTAATCCTCCACCAAAGGTAAAATCCGGTGTAATAAAATTGACGAGAAATCCGAAAGAAGGTCTGGCAGGAAATGAAATTCTATTTAAACAGATTGTAAAAGCTGGGTTTAATCAAAGAAGAAAAAAGCTTTCAAATGCCCTGAAAATTCTTGAGATTCCGGAGGTTTTGAAAACGCATGAGTTTATGGATAAAAGAGCAGAAGAACTGAGTGTTGCAGATTTTATTTCGTTCACCAAACTATGGAAAGATAATCAATAA
- the truB gene encoding tRNA pseudouridine(55) synthase TruB — protein sequence MTAEQLQSGHIFLLDKPLDWTSFQAVNKLKYKLKREFDLPKKFKIGHAGTLDPRATGLLIVCTGKFTKKIPEIQDAPKEYWTEIKIGVQTESYDTEKPEILHQDFSKVTEEDVSTALDKFLGEIDQKPPVFSAIKIDGARAYNLARAGAEVEMKSRKTTIHYIKDVEINFPLISFIVGCSKGTYIRSLAHDIGQKLGVGAYLTQLRRTKIGEYSVEDATTEFLNNEYRFETNE from the coding sequence ATGACCGCCGAACAACTACAATCAGGACATATCTTCCTCCTCGACAAACCACTCGACTGGACTTCCTTTCAGGCTGTAAATAAGTTAAAATATAAGCTTAAACGTGAATTTGATCTCCCGAAAAAATTCAAAATCGGTCATGCCGGAACATTAGATCCAAGAGCAACAGGTTTACTGATCGTTTGCACAGGGAAATTCACCAAAAAAATCCCTGAAATTCAGGATGCACCGAAAGAATACTGGACAGAAATCAAAATCGGCGTTCAGACAGAATCCTACGACACAGAAAAACCGGAAATTCTTCATCAGGATTTTTCAAAGGTAACTGAAGAAGATGTCAGTACAGCTTTAGACAAATTTTTAGGAGAAATCGATCAGAAACCACCCGTTTTTTCGGCAATCAAAATCGATGGAGCAAGAGCTTACAACCTCGCAAGAGCAGGTGCTGAAGTAGAAATGAAATCAAGAAAAACAACAATTCATTACATCAAAGATGTTGAAATTAATTTTCCGCTCATCAGTTTTATTGTAGGATGTTCAAAAGGAACTTATATCAGAAGTTTAGCCCACGATATTGGTCAGAAATTGGGAGTAGGAGCTTACCTTACCCAACTCAGACGAACAAAAATCGGAGAGTACAGTGTTGAAGACGCAACCACAGAATTTTTGAATAACGAATACAGATTTGAGACGAATGAATAA
- a CDS encoding cell division protein FtsX, with product MARSVDEFNKKRLRSSNITVVISIALVLFLMGLMGLILINAQKYSDYIKEQLVVNAYYDQNYDAKDSLKIAKSEEEAFKKIQALAPVKKAVYITREKAAEEAKKSMGIDSDALFEENIFPSSVEISLKPEYVDPLKIEEAIKIIKTVPGVSEVKNDSTLMVDVYNNLSRILKWILGFSVLFLILAIVLINNSIRLKIFSKRFIIKTMQLVGAKRRFILKPFVIEALILGAIGSVLGLLALFGVWYYFTDTIGQSFTQDTSHYFSLVLLVLGIGIFITVISTIIATWRFLRSNVDDLYYS from the coding sequence ATGGCAAGATCTGTAGACGAATTTAATAAAAAGAGGCTTAGGTCTAGTAATATCACCGTGGTAATCAGCATCGCATTGGTATTATTTTTAATGGGATTGATGGGATTAATACTTATTAACGCCCAAAAATATTCTGACTATATCAAAGAACAGTTGGTAGTTAATGCTTACTACGATCAGAATTATGATGCTAAAGATTCTCTGAAAATTGCAAAATCAGAAGAAGAAGCCTTTAAAAAAATTCAGGCTTTGGCTCCTGTAAAAAAAGCAGTCTACATTACAAGAGAGAAAGCGGCTGAGGAAGCTAAAAAAAGTATGGGAATAGACAGCGATGCACTTTTTGAAGAGAATATTTTTCCATCATCAGTAGAAATCTCGTTGAAACCGGAATACGTAGATCCCTTAAAAATTGAAGAAGCCATTAAAATCATCAAAACAGTTCCCGGAGTTTCAGAAGTAAAAAACGACAGCACCTTGATGGTAGATGTTTACAATAACCTTAGCCGAATTTTAAAGTGGATCTTAGGATTTTCGGTGTTGTTTTTAATTTTGGCAATTGTTTTAATTAACAATTCAATCAGACTTAAAATTTTCTCCAAAAGATTTATCATTAAAACCATGCAGTTGGTGGGGGCAAAAAGACGATTTATCTTAAAGCCATTCGTTATCGAAGCTTTAATTTTAGGAGCAATTGGTTCAGTACTTGGTTTGCTTGCACTATTCGGGGTTTGGTATTATTTTACAGACACGATCGGGCAGTCATTCACTCAGGATACAAGTCATTATTTCTCTTTGGTGCTGCTTGTCTTGGGAATTGGTATTTTTATTACCGTTATCAGCACAATCATTGCCACCTGGAGATTCTTAAGATCAAACGTAGACGATTTATATTATTCATAA
- a CDS encoding undecaprenyl-diphosphate phosphatase: MDLLKAIIIAIIEGLTEYLPISSTAHMGFTASLMGMEESEFLKMFQVSIQFGAILSVVVAYWKKFFDLKNLQLYYKLAFAVIPALVLGYIFDDMIESVLGNQIAISAVLVLGGIVLLFADQWFKNPVIHDEKEISIKKAVTIGFWQCLAMMPGTSRSAASIIGGMTQGLSRKAAAEFSFFLAVPTMLAVTVYSVFVKTWGKGTPTAAKGYEMILESQDHITIFIIGNIVAFITALIAIKAFIGVLNKYGFKPWGWYRIFVGIALLIYFYWFK, translated from the coding sequence ATGGATTTACTCAAAGCAATCATCATTGCCATCATCGAAGGACTTACAGAATATCTACCCATCTCATCCACCGCACACATGGGATTTACCGCCAGTTTAATGGGTATGGAAGAGTCAGAATTTCTAAAAATGTTTCAGGTTTCCATCCAGTTTGGAGCGATTTTATCGGTTGTCGTAGCATATTGGAAAAAGTTTTTTGATCTGAAAAACCTACAGCTTTACTATAAACTTGCATTTGCAGTTATCCCTGCCTTGGTTTTAGGCTACATTTTCGACGATATGATAGAGTCTGTTCTTGGAAATCAGATTGCTATCTCAGCCGTATTGGTCTTAGGCGGAATTGTTTTGCTTTTTGCTGATCAGTGGTTCAAAAATCCGGTCATTCACGACGAAAAAGAAATTTCAATTAAAAAAGCAGTAACCATCGGCTTCTGGCAATGTTTAGCCATGATGCCGGGAACGAGTAGAAGTGCCGCTTCCATCATCGGAGGAATGACGCAGGGCTTATCCCGAAAAGCAGCAGCAGAATTTTCATTCTTTCTGGCAGTTCCTACCATGTTGGCGGTGACAGTATATTCAGTCTTTGTGAAAACATGGGGTAAAGGAACGCCAACAGCTGCAAAAGGTTACGAAATGATTTTAGAATCTCAGGATCACATCACCATTTTCATCATCGGAAATATCGTAGCGTTCATCACTGCATTGATCGCAATCAAAGCATTCATCGGAGTTTTAAACAAATATGGTTTCAAACCCTGGGGCTGGTACCGTATTTTCGTGGGAATTGCGTTGTTGATTTATTTTTATTGGTTCAAATAA
- a CDS encoding choice-of-anchor L domain-containing protein: MNIRSTRNLFLTLLAILSSTVLFSQDRSKQVLKQPTSQTMKAGAFIDINTPNYPQSSFNITQLVTNVLIAGNTNCTTPNVSNVIVSPNLIESDPTRSWGYFNRGTTNFPFSNGIILTTGHAARAGNTFQSGQLSNTLPSQGDADLAAALGLPAAALKDASYIEFDFVPTANQVSFRYLFASEEYEGNFPCTITDGFALLLRPVSGGAYTNLAVLPGGAGPVSVTNIIPSTYSCGPKNAQYFGGQNTANIETNFSGRTVPLTATATVIPGQAYHFKMVLADYQDSAYDSGVFLEAGSFDIGVQILGSNGVQLPASINVCDNAPQTFTASVQNPNATYQWFLNNVAIPGAVNATFTASQPGVYKVEVLFPGSTCPGTATVTIVGGTSPTTQNTTLTACYAQGNAVFNLTNANSAISTTSGATFSYYLNQNDANAGNANTIQTPTAFPSPGNQTVYVLVKNGFCSKVAQLQLVKAPEITANIAQPSVLTCTNSQITLNGSNSVYPTGSTFAWTTTGGNIVSGANTLNPVINAAGTYTLTISNTYQPGNLTCTAVSNVTVTGDSAPPSPTLTASKIQICSGESVILTAGGGVTYTWNALPGTGNTQTVSPTTTTTYSVTAVGANGCPSANPATITIEVSQPITVQNASLLKCYSPNGIVYDLTEAQPQITSAGSATFAYYLLQSDANQGNNNTINAPTNFTSPGNQTIYVLVKNGACSYVVTLQLQTTAVTTVTIAAPATITCTTPQITLNASGSTIPAGSTIVWTATGGGNIVSGGTTLNPVVNAGGTYTLTVSNTTQPGNLTCTFTSNVNVVQDTVAPNTLVTATAPQICPGESVTLTASGGSTYIWTGLTGTGNTQTVSPAVTTSYTVTAVGANGCLSAQPATITIIVGPPTPFLTASKTKICAGESVTLTATGGVTYNWGTLPGNGSTQVVSPATTTTYQVIALGGNGCTTNIPATITIEVVPAIVSNLQDVFVCAGDNGTLDAGAGPNYTYIWSNGATTQTISTNVPGTYSVTISNGTCSKVFTAQLLNPQLPQFTNITYADHILTVTATNPNNAVLEYSIDNGVTWQTSNIFYNVDNNMSYNVRIRNKDADCSNFIEFYTFVVINAITPNRDGINEGVDFSGISKYNNFAASVFDRYGAEIYKASKSGLTWDGTLRGMNIPTGTYWYKVQWENPASKKMEMRNGWILVKNRN; encoded by the coding sequence ATGAACATTAGAAGTACAAGAAATTTATTTTTGACTTTGCTTGCGATATTATCTTCAACTGTATTGTTTTCACAAGATAGGAGTAAACAGGTTCTGAAACAGCCTACGTCTCAGACGATGAAGGCAGGAGCTTTTATTGATATTAATACACCAAATTATCCACAGTCATCTTTTAATATAACCCAGTTAGTTACCAATGTTCTAATTGCTGGTAATACTAATTGCACTACACCAAATGTTAGTAATGTAATTGTATCGCCCAACTTGATTGAGAGTGATCCTACAAGAAGTTGGGGTTATTTTAATAGAGGTACAACTAATTTTCCTTTCAGTAATGGAATTATTCTGACTACTGGTCATGCTGCGAGAGCTGGAAATACTTTTCAATCTGGTCAGTTGAGTAATACACTTCCTTCACAGGGAGATGCTGATCTTGCTGCAGCATTGGGTTTACCTGCAGCAGCTTTAAAAGACGCGTCTTACATTGAATTCGATTTTGTTCCTACAGCGAATCAGGTTTCTTTCAGATATTTATTTGCCTCAGAAGAATACGAAGGAAATTTCCCATGTACAATTACAGATGGTTTTGCACTTTTGCTAAGACCTGTTTCAGGCGGAGCTTATACAAATCTTGCGGTGTTACCAGGAGGAGCAGGTCCCGTAAGTGTGACCAATATTATACCTTCTACCTACAGTTGCGGTCCTAAAAATGCACAGTATTTTGGAGGTCAGAATACTGCTAATATAGAAACAAATTTCAGTGGAAGAACTGTTCCCTTGACGGCAACTGCAACAGTAATACCTGGTCAGGCTTATCATTTTAAAATGGTTTTGGCGGATTATCAGGATTCTGCCTACGATTCAGGCGTGTTTTTGGAGGCAGGATCTTTCGATATTGGTGTGCAGATTTTGGGCTCAAATGGAGTTCAGTTACCGGCATCCATAAATGTTTGTGATAATGCACCGCAGACTTTCACAGCTTCTGTACAGAATCCTAATGCAACTTACCAGTGGTTTTTAAACAATGTTGCAATTCCAGGTGCTGTGAACGCAACTTTTACAGCTTCACAGCCAGGTGTTTACAAGGTTGAAGTTTTATTTCCAGGTAGTACTTGCCCAGGCACAGCTACAGTAACGATAGTTGGCGGAACTTCACCAACAACGCAGAATACAACACTCACGGCCTGCTATGCTCAGGGAAATGCAGTATTTAATTTGACAAATGCAAATTCTGCTATCAGTACTACTTCTGGAGCTACGTTTTCATACTATCTAAATCAAAATGACGCTAATGCTGGAAATGCAAATACAATTCAGACTCCGACAGCATTTCCGAGCCCCGGTAATCAGACTGTTTATGTTTTAGTTAAAAATGGTTTCTGTTCAAAAGTTGCGCAGCTACAGCTGGTAAAAGCACCGGAAATAACAGCAAATATCGCACAGCCTTCTGTGCTTACCTGCACAAATTCACAGATTACATTAAATGGCTCAAATTCCGTCTATCCAACAGGTTCAACATTTGCATGGACAACTACCGGAGGTAATATCGTTTCGGGAGCAAATACTTTAAATCCTGTTATAAATGCTGCAGGAACTTATACTTTAACGATTTCAAATACTTACCAACCAGGAAATCTTACATGTACGGCTGTTTCAAACGTAACAGTTACAGGTGACAGTGCTCCGCCATCACCTACCTTAACAGCATCTAAAATTCAGATCTGCTCTGGTGAGTCTGTAATTCTTACTGCTGGTGGAGGAGTTACCTATACCTGGAACGCACTCCCGGGAACTGGAAATACGCAGACTGTAAGCCCTACAACAACTACTACCTATTCAGTGACTGCAGTGGGAGCGAACGGCTGTCCTTCTGCAAATCCTGCAACAATTACAATTGAAGTTTCTCAGCCAATAACTGTTCAGAATGCCTCTTTATTAAAATGTTATTCTCCGAATGGAATTGTGTATGATTTAACGGAAGCTCAGCCACAGATTACTTCTGCCGGAAGTGCAACATTTGCATATTACCTTCTTCAGTCAGACGCAAATCAGGGAAATAACAATACCATAAATGCACCTACAAATTTCACAAGTCCGGGAAATCAGACGATTTATGTTTTGGTTAAAAACGGAGCCTGCTCATACGTGGTAACGCTTCAGTTACAGACCACAGCCGTCACTACAGTTACTATTGCCGCGCCTGCAACGATTACATGTACAACACCTCAGATCACTTTAAATGCTTCCGGTTCAACAATTCCTGCGGGCTCAACGATAGTATGGACGGCTACTGGTGGTGGAAATATTGTTTCAGGAGGAACAACTTTAAATCCTGTTGTAAACGCAGGAGGAACATATACTTTAACAGTTTCAAATACAACTCAACCAGGAAATCTTACCTGTACATTTACTTCAAATGTTAATGTAGTGCAGGATACAGTGGCACCAAATACTCTTGTTACAGCCACTGCACCTCAGATATGTCCGGGAGAATCTGTTACACTTACAGCATCGGGCGGTTCAACTTATATTTGGACGGGTTTGACTGGAACCGGAAATACTCAGACAGTTTCACCTGCCGTTACAACTTCTTACACTGTAACTGCAGTAGGAGCGAATGGATGCTTGTCAGCACAACCTGCGACGATAACAATAATAGTTGGTCCGCCAACGCCATTCTTAACTGCATCTAAAACTAAAATCTGTGCAGGAGAATCTGTTACGCTTACGGCAACCGGAGGAGTTACCTACAATTGGGGAACTTTACCAGGAAACGGAAGTACTCAGGTGGTGAGTCCTGCAACTACAACTACCTATCAGGTGATTGCTTTGGGAGGAAACGGATGTACTACAAATATTCCTGCCACTATTACTATTGAAGTGGTACCGGCAATTGTATCTAATCTTCAGGACGTATTTGTCTGCGCAGGTGATAACGGAACTCTGGACGCAGGTGCCGGCCCTAACTATACTTATATCTGGAGCAATGGTGCAACAACACAGACTATTTCTACAAATGTTCCGGGAACGTATTCGGTTACAATCAGTAATGGAACATGTTCAAAAGTTTTCACTGCACAGCTTCTTAATCCTCAGTTGCCACAGTTTACCAACATCACTTATGCTGATCATATTTTAACTGTTACGGCCACAAATCCTAATAATGCTGTTTTAGAGTATTCGATAGACAATGGTGTGACATGGCAAACCTCAAATATTTTCTACAATGTAGATAATAATATGAGTTATAATGTAAGAATCCGAAATAAGGATGCAGACTGTAGCAATTTTATCGAGTTCTATACTTTTGTAGTGATCAATGCTATTACACCAAACCGTGACGGTATTAATGAAGGTGTTGACTTCAGCGGTATCAGTAAGTATAATAATTTTGCAGCTTCTGTATTTGACCGTTATGGTGCTGAGATTTACAAAGCCTCAAAATCCGGACTTACATGGGATGGTACTTTAAGAGGTATGAACATCCCTACGGGAACTTATTGGTACAAAGTACAGTGGGAAAATCCGGCAAGTAAGAAAATGGAGATGAGAAACGGATGGATCTTAGTAAAAAACAGAAACTAA
- the rluF gene encoding 23S rRNA pseudouridine(2604) synthase RluF — MEKTRINKYLSEVGYCSRRAADKLLEEGRIKINGQIPELGTKVSDEDQIEVDGKPIRESEEKPVYLAFNKPRGIVCTTDSVREKNNIIDFINYPKRIFPIGRLDKASEGLIFLTNDGDIVNKILRSKNNHEKEYIVRVDKPINPKFLDKMRNGVPILDTVTKKCEVEKIDDMHFRIILTQGLNRQIRRMCEYLGYEVKKLKRIRIMNILLDVPAGKWRDFTDAELFEINSLIKDSEKTHE, encoded by the coding sequence ATGGAAAAAACACGCATCAATAAATATCTTTCTGAAGTGGGCTACTGCTCAAGAAGAGCTGCAGACAAACTTTTGGAAGAAGGCAGAATTAAAATTAACGGTCAGATTCCTGAGTTGGGGACTAAGGTTTCAGATGAAGACCAGATTGAAGTTGACGGAAAACCTATTCGCGAATCTGAGGAGAAACCGGTATATCTTGCTTTTAATAAACCGAGAGGTATTGTCTGTACAACAGATTCAGTGCGTGAAAAAAATAATATTATTGATTTTATAAATTATCCTAAAAGAATTTTCCCCATCGGTAGATTGGATAAAGCCAGTGAAGGTCTTATCTTTTTGACCAATGACGGTGATATTGTGAATAAAATTCTCCGATCAAAAAACAATCATGAAAAAGAATATATCGTGAGAGTTGATAAACCCATTAATCCAAAGTTTTTAGATAAAATGAGAAATGGCGTGCCTATTTTAGATACTGTAACAAAGAAATGTGAAGTGGAAAAAATTGACGACATGCATTTCAGAATTATCCTTACGCAGGGATTAAACAGGCAGATCAGAAGAATGTGTGAGTACCTTGGCTACGAAGTAAAAAAACTGAAGAGAATCAGAATTATGAATATTTTACTTGACGTTCCCGCAGGCAAGTGGAGAGATTTTACAGACGCAGAATTATTCGAAATCAATTCTCTAATCAAGGACTCTGAGAAAACCCATGAGTGA
- a CDS encoding DUF3098 domain-containing protein — protein sequence MSKKTTKFSASDFGKENKTAEENTFYFGKENYKWMLIGLAFIVVGFLLMMGADANTVDGKLDPNAWNDDIFSIRRIRIAPLFIVIGFAIEVYAILKRKN from the coding sequence ATGAGCAAAAAAACAACAAAGTTTTCCGCTTCCGATTTTGGAAAAGAAAACAAGACAGCCGAAGAAAACACCTTTTATTTCGGTAAAGAAAATTACAAATGGATGCTCATCGGGCTTGCGTTCATCGTCGTTGGATTTCTTCTGATGATGGGTGCAGATGCCAACACCGTAGACGGAAAACTTGATCCTAATGCATGGAATGACGATATTTTTTCCATCCGCAGAATCAGAATTGCTCCATTATTTATTGTTATTGGTTTCGCTATAGAAGTCTATGCAATTCTTAAGAGGAAAAATTAA